The DNA window CAGGGAACACACCACAAAAAACCTTTAATCTCAATGGATAATGTATTGTATAGGTTCAGAGAGTCAGTATCGGAAACACAATTCACTTCAAGTTCATCGGCAATAATGCGTGGTTCAAACACATGTATAGCCTTAATGATTTTATGTTGAATATCTCCCCACTCTATTTCAGACATGCGTTTACCCGCCAGAGGTTCCAGCCCAAAGTTATAAACAGAACGGCGTATTTCCGGATACAGGGTAAGAGCTTGCTCGGATTCACAGTTGATGCTGTTGAGCAACCACTGTAAATCCCGCAGAACATTTTGTCGTAATGTACTGTGTGATATCAGATAGTTGCTGATTGCCTCTTTTTTCTTATCGGGGTCGTTATCAGTGAGCCTATCCAGCAAGGAAGGCTGCATTCTGTCTCTGGCAGTGATACGCTTGGCATTACTCCGACGATGATAACCACCATGTATTAAAGTTATATTGTCATTCATGGAGTACCTATTGGTCGTAGTGATAATGGGCAATAGGGGAAAGATTGCTGAGGCAATGAACTATTTTTGATTTGCCTATTTTTTTAGTTTGCTTTGAGAACTTTTATATTTATTGACCTCTTTTTCATAGGATTGCAGGAAGTTTTCACCAAACAGAACTGAATTTTGCTCAAATTCGTTGGCTGTTTTTTGATAGTATTTGGTGAGAAATTCCCACAATGATGTTTTGTAGGTTGACGATAAAGACAAACGCGGCATGCCGCCTTCATCCCGTGCTTTCTGCTCAAGAATTCCGGGATGGAATAGTTGCAGGATATCTCTCGTAATGGCACGTACTCCTGCTATCATTCCTAATTGGTGTGCTTGCAATTCAATTAAAATATCGCGGGTCGCCTGCTCAACAGGCATAAATCCAGGCATATGATCACCAAACATCTGTACTAAAACAGATTGACCAGAAGGTAATAGCTTAAATGGATTATTGGCATCCAATAGCATCTGAGTCATATCCGCATCAGCTTCCCGTTTCAGCATCGTGCGTGAAGCATTGAGTGCGACGATCCCTTGGGATAACTGGCTGATAAACAGACCTAATTGATACATGCGGTATTCATCAAATTGTGGTTGGTGAAGGTTTTTGAGTCCCATTCCCTCTAATAGTGATGCCAGTAATTTCCCCTCCAGTTTGATCCCGTCTGTTTGATGGTTATCGGAACTATAGCTTATAGGATCAATACCAAGCCGCTCATAAGCATGGTTATCATGCGTGATATGAAGGGAATTATTAGCGTTATTCACCTGGTGTTTAATTGAGGGCTGGTGATTGGCGCTGGTCTGATGATCAGGATATTCATTTGAAGGAGCAGGGGGAAAGGGCGGAAAAATATTTTCTTTTGTTCTGGCTTCTTCTATACCTGTATGACTTTTGGCTAAATCTTTACTGAGTTCCTTAGATATCTCTTCTGTTGTGAAGAGTGGCGGTAAATAAGGTGGCTGAGCAATGGATTGTTTATCCTGAGCAGATATGGGCTGTGATACAGGAGCAAACTGAGGATCGGAAATTGTCGGGTTATCAGGTGATGTCAATGGTACGGCATTATCTAACATTAAGTTTAGTGGATCGTCATTTTTGACGCGTTTCTGCTGTCTTATAGGGTTGTCAGAAAATAATGCCAGTGGATCAATTTCTTTTTCTTTGTCGTCACTATGTTCAATTTCCTGGGTATTGTACTGGAATAATGTTGTGGGCGTATTGTTATTCAGAATATCTTCCTGTTGGAAGAGGGCATCTGAGTGGAACATAGTCACAGGATCTGTCGCCCGTAATTGTAGTGTCTCCAGATCGGTTGTGTTTTCAATTTGTGCTAATGGATCAATGGGGTTACGTTCATCGTTTTCCTGTTGTTGGGGTTTGAGCAGTGGGTTATTGTCATTTCCCTCTGATGTTGCCTGATGTCTGTTGAGGGAGGATAACGTATCGGGGGTAGTGAAAATTTGTTCGAGACCATCCCAGATTTCATTGGGAATGCCTGAACAGTTGGTAGCCGATTGGGATCCTGTATTGATAACCCGTGTGGTTGCCTGCGGAGGCGCACTTTTATTGATATCAACTGCCTGAATCTGATAGCCGCCAATATTCAATACATCACCATCACGGATTTCAACCTGACGATCCGGAGCCAATGGTATTGTGTTTAGTAACAATTCAGATGCAGAGCCACGATTGGTAATCCGACACTCACCATCAGCAGAAATAGATATGATGGCCTGAAGCCGGGCAATAGCCTGTTCTTTGTCGGGCAAAATCCAGTTATTGTCTTTGCTGCGACCGATAGTTCCCCCCGGAGGCAAAAAGTCATAACTCAATTGTGTGGGTTGATCTGTACCGCTGTTTTTAACAATGGTGAATCGCATAAGCGTAGATCCCTATTTTTTGATAAGGATAGATTAGTAGAAATAACCTCCCTGTTTCAGGGAGGTTATCGGGGTGGTCAATGATGTAATTAGAGTGGCTTATTAGCGAAAGAATCCCATCCATAGGTGACTTCAGCGCCTTTTTTGCCTGTGAAGTCCAGAGGATAATAGCTTTCTTTATGTGATTGGAAGACCAGCTTAACAGTAGAAATATATTGATCAAATGAAAATCCGAGCGATGTGCTTGCTACCATAACGTTTGTCATGACTATGGTGTGCCAAAGTACATTTTCACCTCCTTGTCGCATGACTTCAATTTTAACTTCTTTGATATGTTTACCTATCGTCAGATAATTAGACAAACTTATACATGATTTATCAAAGAAGAGCCCTACAGTAATACCAGGAATGCTAACTATACCCGAACTCAATCCGCTAGACTGAGTATTTGTAGAAATTTCATTAGTCATTCCCAACTCAAAAACATGGACGGCTGTCCATTCTTTATGGGTATCGTCACCTGATTCACCTTTAATATCAGTAAAAGTAATAAATGCGTTGTTAGACATAATCTTTGCCTTAATAGAGTTGAATAGGATGATTGAATCCAATGGATGTATATTGGAGTGCGTATATACGTCTAGAAATGCATGTGTATTGTTACTGGAAGCCCCACTGTGCGGGATAATTTCTGATTTTGCTTAGAGAAAATAATTTTTTAGTATCATGCTCCTTTTAATGAGGGTAATTTTGAAACCAGACGTAAAGAAACGGTTAGTCCTTCCAATTGATAATGGGGGCGGAGGAAAAATTTAGCTTGATAATATCCCGGGTTGCTCTCTATTTCTTCTACCTGAACTTCCGCGGCTGCCAGTGGCTTCTTCGCCTTGGTAAGCTGTGATGAATTGACCGGGTCACCGTCAACATAATGAGTGATCCATTCATTCAGCCAACGTTCCATATCACTACGCTCCTGAAAAGTCCCGATTTTGTCGCGGACAATACATTTCAGGTAATGAGCAAAACGACAGCAGGCAAATAAATAAGGCAGACGAGCAGAGAGGTTGGCATTTGCTGTAGCGTCAGGATCATAATATTCTGATGGTTTTTGCAGCGATTGGGCACCGATAAAGGCGGCCATATCGGTATTCTTACGGTGCAGAAGTGGAATAAAACCATTTTTGGCTAATTCAGCCTCACGACGATCGCTGATGGCAATCTCGGTAGGACATTTCATATCCACGCCGCCGTCATCAGAGGGAAAAGTATAGCAAGGTAAATTTTCTACAATTCCACCAGATTCCACACCGCGAATAGAGGTGCACCAGCCGTACAGTTTAAAGGAACGGTTGATATTGACTGCCATGGCATAAGCGGCATTTGCCCAGGTATAATTTTCATGGGTGGGGCCTTCGGTATTTTCCTCAAAATTGAAATTATCAACGGGATTAGTGAGAGCACCATAAGGTAAACGGGACAGAAAACGTGGTAGTGCTAATCCGATGTAACGTACGTCTTCTGATTCGCGTAAACTACGCCAGGGGGCGTATTCCGTATTTTGGAAAATCTTGGTGAGATCACGAGGGTTCGCTAACTCCTGCCAGGATTTCATTTGCATAACACTTGGGGCTGCTCCTGAAATAAATGGACAGTGTGCTGCGGCACCGATTTGTGCCAGCTGACGCAAAAGTTCAACATCCGGCGCGGTGTGGTCAAAATAATAATCTCCTACCAGACAGCCGAAAGGTTCACCACCAAACTGACCGTATTCTGCTTCATAGATCTTCTTAAAGAGCGGGCTTTGGTCCCAACTGACTCCTTTGAAACGTTTTAGTGTGTTGCTTAGTTCTTTTTTGGAAAGGCACATCACACGGATTTTCAGCATCTCATCGGTTTCTGTGTTATTAACCAGATAATGCAGACCACGCCATGCGCCTTCCAGTGTCTGGAATTCATCATGATGCAGGATATGATTCATCTGTTGTGATATTTTGGTATCAATTTCAGCAATCAATGACTGAATAGTACGGTAAGTATCGCCAGAAATAGTGACGGTATTTTCCAGTGCCTGCTGTGCCAGGGTTTTTACCGCATTTTCAACGGCATCACGTGTTTGATCACTTTGCGGACGGAATTCCTTACCGAGCAATACACTTAATTCATCAACTGTATATTCTTTCGGTGCCTGCTCTTGTTGAGCCAGGTTTTCTTGTTCAGTCGTACTCATCAATTACTCCTTATCTTCAGCACCTTCATCTGAAGCTGAAGTGCTATCTTCAGGTTTTGGCGCTTCCGCCAGTGATTTCAGCAGAGCAGGGTTTTGCAGTATTTCAGCAATCAGTTGTTCTGCACCACTTTTACCATCCATATAAGACAGTAGGTTTGCCAGTTGGGTACGTGCTTCCAGCAGTTGAGCTAAAGGTTCTACCTTTTTAGCGATAGCATCGGGTTGAAAGTCTTCCATTTTTTCAAAAACTAATTCGACATTCAGTTTGCCATCACCTGTCAGGGTGTTATCAACCTGAAAGGCAGCTCGTGGCTTTATTGACTTCATACGTTCGTCAAAGTTATCAACGTCAATTTCCAGAAATTTTCGCTCGCTAACGTCTGGTAGGGCTTCTGTGGGTTTTCCTGCCAAATCAGCCATAACGCCCATGACAAATGGTAATTGGACAACTTTTTCTGAGCCATAAAGCTCGACATCGTATTCAATCTGGACTCGGGGAGCACGATTTCGGGCTATAAACTTTTGTCCACTGGATTTCATGACAATTTCTCCATTGCTGGCTAAATAGGTAAGTTAAGAAATAAACGGGCGATATACCCTTCGTCTTTCAAGTTGCCTCTTTGTTGGCTGGATAAATACAAGAGGCAACTAATTTGTATCAGTGTCAGAATTATCAGTATGGCCAAAAATGATGGCGAGCTGATTTAATCCTTCTGGTGCAAGGTCATAGACAATGTCGATAAAATCACGATCAATCAGGCGTTGAATGCGGTCAATCATCATCGGAGCAGGATGGCTTGGTTCGTGTGTGAGAAAATAGGTTTTCGCTTTTTCCAATAGCATGCGAGCTTCATCACGATTGTTGATTGCTACTCCGTACCAATTAAATGAGGACAAACCAGTCGGAGCTATTGTCTCTGTTGGTGATTGATCTGTAGACGATGGGGCTATTGATGATCGTGTTGTTGCCTGCTTTGTCACTGATGCAGATTTAGGTTTTCCTTCATTGCCGGGAGTTATCGAAGCGGTTTTTACAGGTCCATTTAATGCGCAAAATTCAATAACAGTATTCAGGTTTTTTAGGAATCGCGATAATTCAGGCATATGGCCGGCGGATAAGTGCTGGCGAATAATATCAAGCAGGGCAATAATGTGATCGCGGATGATGACTAATGATGATATTTCCGGCGTGTCAGCTTGTTGTTTTAATTCATCTTGCAGGCGGGTTCGCCCTCCGGTGTAACCACTAATTTCTGTTATCGAACCATCAAGCAGTGAACAAACCTCCCGGAATGACAATTCTTGCGAAATACTTTTCAGCAGAATGGAATGTTGTACTTTTATTGAGAGAGGGGAACCATCTTCAATATCTGCCAGGGCATTGAGGCGAAATAAGGGATCGTATTCACCATCAAATTCCAGTCTTGGCCATACCTCTTCCCAATAGTGCTCCAGTGTTTGCCGGAGTAGCTCCAGCCCATCGGCATAGCCACATATTCCCTGGGTTTCTACCCATGCATGTATGAGAGCGATGATAATACGCAGATCTTTGGTACGGGACAGCAGTAGCGTTGTGGACTGTTTTTCCACTTCTAACCAGTCGGGTGGTTCCGCAGGAATAACAAAATCACCAAACTGTTGCTCTGCTTTTCCGATAAGACTTTGTTCTAATAACAGAAATACTTCATCGTATTCGAGGTTTTCCCCGCAGGGAGACTCTTCACTGATTGGCGCAAGTAAGGCATCAATATTCATGGTGTTTTCATACTCTTCAGGTTCGGGCAGGAGAAATCAGGCAGTTTAAACGGACTGAAAATACTATTTGGTGTGAACTCCAGTAAGACGGTATGCCCTTTGATATTAAACATTGCCTGTAAGCCAGCATCATCACTTTGAGTTGAATTTCTTGCTCTGCTTTGCCAAATACGCTTTGCTTGATCCAGTAACCGGTTCAGTGCCCAGGGGCCAGAAGCCGATAAGTTTGCCGTTGTGCCATTTTCTAAATTTAATTGAATGCGGGCCTGATTGGTTCCCGCAGAGCCTGGCCAGCTAATGAGCTGAGAAAGTTGAGGGCCGTGACTATATTGCAGTCGTTGCCCGTCAACATCCAGTACCATACTCAATATCTCATTATCCATACTGATTGGGCGAACCATGACATGAAATGACGGCGTGAGAGCCCCGCTGGCAAAGAGAGTATCGCGAATAATCTGTGCCTGCTGGAAAGGTTTGAGCAACTTTTCTCCACCGGGTAAAGGCTTGCCATCTACCCCCGGCATAAATCGCCATTTTGGCTGAGTTGTATCAACCTTGCCCACTAAATTTTTTTGGAAAAAACTGTCCATTAGGCCTTTTCCAGGAGCAAACATCCGTATCATGTCATCAGGTTTGATATCCTTGCTCGCTTTAGGCATCAATGGATAACGATCGGCAATAGCCTGTTGGCAAAAACCACCTATTTCAGCAGCGAGATGTTTGCCGACATTTTTCATATCACTGATTTGTGTATCACTACTGGCGCCGATTGCCAGGGCGGAAATCATATCTCTGAATGGTATTGGCAGGCGTTCAGATGCCGTTTGTAGTTGGGTAATAATATTGTTGGGAGGAAAAGACATACCTGTATTGACGGCATTTTGCACTGAAGCCAGATACTGATATAAGTCACCGATTTTTTTCAGTATATCGTCGAAAGGTATTTTCTTATTTTTTCCATCCGGGCTTTTCGCCAGAGTGGTAATTTGTGCAAAATGTTCTGCTAATACCTGCTCTGGTGACGGTTGGCTATTATCCGGCAAGATTTGTTTCGGAACTAAATTTGTTAAGTTACTACTGACCTTACCTTTAGCCTTCTTCATAAGACTGTTGAGTTGCTCATTAGTTAGTGTGACATTTTTGCTGATATTGATTAGCAGGGTACGCATCGGTGAAGCTGGAGAAGAGAGCAGGCGTGCTGTACTGGCACGTTGATTTAATTCATTAATATTGTTCAAACGAATATCAGTCAGATATTTGTCCCACTGATAAATATAATCATTGATATAAAACTGTCGGACAGATAATTCGAGATCTTTAACTGACTGTTTTCTCGCATAGGAACCCAGTACCCAATTATCCTGTGAATTCAAAGTGACAAGAAAAGACATGAGATCTTTGCCGATACTTCTTTTATAACCCGCAGGGGTGAACATTCCCGGTATACCGCTGGTTATTGGTGCTCCACTGATGCGTGAGAAAGCCAACTCAGCTTGAGGGCCGGCAAGTGTGACTAAATTTACTGATGTTAAATTGGGGGCAAGTAGCAAATTGTGTTTCAGGATATTGTAGGCACGTTGCGCCGTGGGAATGCTGCCAATTAATGCCTGTTTCTGTTCAACCAGATAGTCATTACGAATGTACGGCGATGTGACAACCCGATTATCCAGTAATTGGCTAAGATGCCCGTTAAGTTGTTGCAGTTGTTCCTGAGTTGTTTCTGGATCTAAGTGTGCTTTCAGATATTGCATCACCCAATTACGTAGAAATTCACCGTCATAGTGTTTGGGCTGATATAACATCTGATACGCTTTTAACGTATTGTAGGTTTCCTCTGTATCATTGCCGTTAGCATTGTGTAGCTGGCTGGTGATTAACTTTGTTATTTGTGGCAGTAGTAATGTTTGCAGTGCTTTCATATACAGAGTACGGCTTGCATTACTGACTTGTTCACCACTATATAATCCCATGCGGTAAGATATCGGGGGATCGTCCAGCGAAAAGTTCTGGCTTTTAGCGAGGTTGGCCAGACTGTTCAAAATCGGCAATAGATTATAGGTGTTATTTATCTCATCGGTGTCATCATGATTTTTATTTAATTCAGCTTCCTGACGCAAAATGGTCGGAATTTTAGCCTGAACTTCCATCAGATAATTTTTATTATTGTTGTAACTGGTCAGAAATAAAGTAGTTACTAAGACCAGAATTGCTATTAATGTCGTGTTGCCTAACCAATTAAGCAGGCGATTCTGGTATACCCACCAACGGTTGTAGCTGGCGAGTCCTGCTTCCTGAAAAATACTGTCCAGTAAATTTTTCAGGAAATAAGTCCGGCGGGTCTGGGGTTGATATAAAATTCCTTTATCATCATTATTTCCCCATGACATTGAGATACTGTCATTGTCTGTTGGCAATTGGAAATTGTGGTTAAATTTATCCATGACACCATCAAATGGTATCCCTTCCTGTATTCCACT is part of the Xenorhabdus cabanillasii genome and encodes:
- the tssA gene encoding type VI secretion system protein TssA; this translates as MNIDALLAPISEESPCGENLEYDEVFLLLEQSLIGKAEQQFGDFVIPAEPPDWLEVEKQSTTLLLSRTKDLRIIIALIHAWVETQGICGYADGLELLRQTLEHYWEEVWPRLEFDGEYDPLFRLNALADIEDGSPLSIKVQHSILLKSISQELSFREVCSLLDGSITEISGYTGGRTRLQDELKQQADTPEISSLVIIRDHIIALLDIIRQHLSAGHMPELSRFLKNLNTVIEFCALNGPVKTASITPGNEGKPKSASVTKQATTRSSIAPSSTDQSPTETIAPTGLSSFNWYGVAINNRDEARMLLEKAKTYFLTHEPSHPAPMMIDRIQRLIDRDFIDIVYDLAPEGLNQLAIIFGHTDNSDTDTN
- the tssC gene encoding type VI secretion system contractile sheath large subunit; the protein is MSTTEQENLAQQEQAPKEYTVDELSVLLGKEFRPQSDQTRDAVENAVKTLAQQALENTVTISGDTYRTIQSLIAEIDTKISQQMNHILHHDEFQTLEGAWRGLHYLVNNTETDEMLKIRVMCLSKKELSNTLKRFKGVSWDQSPLFKKIYEAEYGQFGGEPFGCLVGDYYFDHTAPDVELLRQLAQIGAAAHCPFISGAAPSVMQMKSWQELANPRDLTKIFQNTEYAPWRSLRESEDVRYIGLALPRFLSRLPYGALTNPVDNFNFEENTEGPTHENYTWANAAYAMAVNINRSFKLYGWCTSIRGVESGGIVENLPCYTFPSDDGGVDMKCPTEIAISDRREAELAKNGFIPLLHRKNTDMAAFIGAQSLQKPSEYYDPDATANANLSARLPYLFACCRFAHYLKCIVRDKIGTFQERSDMERWLNEWITHYVDGDPVNSSQLTKAKKPLAAAEVQVEEIESNPGYYQAKFFLRPHYQLEGLTVSLRLVSKLPSLKGA
- the tssE gene encoding type VI secretion system baseplate subunit TssE, translating into MNDNITLIHGGYHRRSNAKRITARDRMQPSLLDRLTDNDPDKKKEAISNYLISHSTLRQNVLRDLQWLLNSINCESEQALTLYPEIRRSVYNFGLEPLAGKRMSEIEWGDIQHKIIKAIHVFEPRIIADELEVNCVSDTDSLNLYNTLSIEIKGFLWCVPWPLEFLFRSDIDLENGYFTIKEAG
- the tssB gene encoding type VI secretion system contractile sheath small subunit; protein product: MKSSGQKFIARNRAPRVQIEYDVELYGSEKVVQLPFVMGVMADLAGKPTEALPDVSERKFLEIDVDNFDERMKSIKPRAAFQVDNTLTGDGKLNVELVFEKMEDFQPDAIAKKVEPLAQLLEARTQLANLLSYMDGKSGAEQLIAEILQNPALLKSLAEAPKPEDSTSASDEGAEDKE
- a CDS encoding type VI secretion system-associated FHA domain protein — encoded protein: MRFTIVKNSGTDQPTQLSYDFLPPGGTIGRSKDNNWILPDKEQAIARLQAIISISADGECRITNRGSASELLLNTIPLAPDRQVEIRDGDVLNIGGYQIQAVDINKSAPPQATTRVINTGSQSATNCSGIPNEIWDGLEQIFTTPDTLSSLNRHQATSEGNDNNPLLKPQQQENDERNPIDPLAQIENTTDLETLQLRATDPVTMFHSDALFQQEDILNNNTPTTLFQYNTQEIEHSDDKEKEIDPLALFSDNPIRQQKRVKNDDPLNLMLDNAVPLTSPDNPTISDPQFAPVSQPISAQDKQSIAQPPYLPPLFTTEEISKELSKDLAKSHTGIEEARTKENIFPPFPPAPSNEYPDHQTSANHQPSIKHQVNNANNSLHITHDNHAYERLGIDPISYSSDNHQTDGIKLEGKLLASLLEGMGLKNLHQPQFDEYRMYQLGLFISQLSQGIVALNASRTMLKREADADMTQMLLDANNPFKLLPSGQSVLVQMFGDHMPGFMPVEQATRDILIELQAHQLGMIAGVRAITRDILQLFHPGILEQKARDEGGMPRLSLSSTYKTSLWEFLTKYYQKTANEFEQNSVLFGENFLQSYEKEVNKYKSSQSKLKK
- a CDS encoding Hcp family type VI secretion system effector; this translates as MSNNAFITFTDIKGESGDDTHKEWTAVHVFELGMTNEISTNTQSSGLSSGIVSIPGITVGLFFDKSCISLSNYLTIGKHIKEVKIEVMRQGGENVLWHTIVMTNVMVASTSLGFSFDQYISTVKLVFQSHKESYYPLDFTGKKGAEVTYGWDSFANKPL
- the tssM gene encoding type VI secretion system membrane subunit TssM, with the translated sequence MLNVLFSILTSRLTWSFLGITAISAIIWFIGPIISVGNSVPFESKFIRIFTIISLFLAWLLSQLIPLLYRTWLNKKLANQLNIIKDDEKEQKQENKQDEQYLTLSERFSDAVKLLRKAYFSGLNGKPKPGWRWLFSRQYLYQLPWYLVIGAPHSGKTTALANSGLNFPLSDYFGKSALYPMRDMNSCNWWFTNEAVLLDTAGRYTSHDNNPHAADSREWQTFIRLLKKYRTRQPINGIILTISVEDLLNPSTEARDQHAYMLRRRLSELREKLKIQFPVYIFITKTDLLKGFNAYFTHFDKASREQIWGLTFPQDKKTDWNINSIFEEQYNQLQLRLDAELPSILLNESNPRQCAESYLFPQEFAALRLRIAQYLEIVFARSGFEVPSYPRGLYFTSGIQEGIPFDGVMDKFNHNFQLPTDNDSISMSWGNNDDKGILYQPQTRRTYFLKNLLDSIFQEAGLASYNRWWVYQNRLLNWLGNTTLIAILVLVTTLFLTSYNNNKNYLMEVQAKIPTILRQEAELNKNHDDTDEINNTYNLLPILNSLANLAKSQNFSLDDPPISYRMGLYSGEQVSNASRTLYMKALQTLLLPQITKLITSQLHNANGNDTEETYNTLKAYQMLYQPKHYDGEFLRNWVMQYLKAHLDPETTQEQLQQLNGHLSQLLDNRVVTSPYIRNDYLVEQKQALIGSIPTAQRAYNILKHNLLLAPNLTSVNLVTLAGPQAELAFSRISGAPITSGIPGMFTPAGYKRSIGKDLMSFLVTLNSQDNWVLGSYARKQSVKDLELSVRQFYINDYIYQWDKYLTDIRLNNINELNQRASTARLLSSPASPMRTLLINISKNVTLTNEQLNSLMKKAKGKVSSNLTNLVPKQILPDNSQPSPEQVLAEHFAQITTLAKSPDGKNKKIPFDDILKKIGDLYQYLASVQNAVNTGMSFPPNNIITQLQTASERLPIPFRDMISALAIGASSDTQISDMKNVGKHLAAEIGGFCQQAIADRYPLMPKASKDIKPDDMIRMFAPGKGLMDSFFQKNLVGKVDTTQPKWRFMPGVDGKPLPGGEKLLKPFQQAQIIRDTLFASGALTPSFHVMVRPISMDNEILSMVLDVDGQRLQYSHGPQLSQLISWPGSAGTNQARIQLNLENGTTANLSASGPWALNRLLDQAKRIWQSRARNSTQSDDAGLQAMFNIKGHTVLLEFTPNSIFSPFKLPDFSCPNLKSMKTP